In Hermetia illucens chromosome 1, iHerIll2.2.curated.20191125, whole genome shotgun sequence, one genomic interval encodes:
- the LOC119661577 gene encoding serine/threonine/tyrosine-protein kinase HT1: MFSKVATLPVPGSPINVDSPQRREFLAEGLPKQFDRNILGHGSYGTVIKAVYKDKQVAVKVIDKLNAEKLSTIANEANILGWHHENIIEILKIDSGPREAVVIMERFPGQCLQHILERQKLPLYHIIRISADIIKALCYCHDRNLLHLDVKPKNVLVAIFGSKGPAEKLYQCKLCDFGSSMVTASSKKQTSPRGTIRYMAPELLRNEQPTTKADIYSLGITMWQLKVRKDPYFWIMENQSVVYKVVKENMRPDDKSMCKNRNILSPITLNNCPCRHSGSEQFDHCIETAKPLKLLQNRHKTTSPATGRDKLSILFSNISKRFNSLTPQKCTNSGSKQFSAISQVKKTLFESVIIKVNSEAIDEDYELTKIFREKFTKHKKRVEVLFENLYENCWDTDPAKRPENSAVNSSLIALLKYFE; this comes from the exons ATGTTCAG CAAAGTCGCAACACTCCCAGTGCCAGGCTCACCAATTAATGTAGATTCACCGCAACGCCGTGAATTTTTAGCGGAAGGCCTTCCAAAACAATTTGATAGAAATATTTTAGGCCATGGGTCGTATGGAACAGTGATAAAAGCCGTGTACAAAG ATAAACAAGTTGCTGTGAAAGTTATTGATAAATTGAACGCTGaaaaactatcgacaattgcaaaCGAAGCTAATATCCTGGGCTGGCATcatgaaaatataatagaaatccTGAAG ATCGATTCCGGTCCTAGGGAGGCAGTTGTGATTATGGAGCGATTTCCTGGTCAATGTCTGCAGCACATCCTAGAAAGGCAGAAACTACCACTGTATCATATCATTCG AATATCTGCGGACATCATAAAAGCGCTTTGTTACTGCCATGATCGAAATCTCCTTCATTTGGATGTTAAACCGAAAAATGTCCTTGTCGCAATTTTCGGAAGCAAGGGCCCGGCTGAAAAGTTATATCAATGCAAACTATGCGACTTTGGCTCTTCGATGGTCACCGCCAGTAGTAAAAAGCAAACATCTCCAcga GGAACTATCAGATATATGGCCCCCGAACTTTTAAGAAATGAACAACCAACTACGAAGGCTGACATCTATTCACTGGGTATCACAATGTGGCAACTAAAAGTGCGCAAGGACCCCTATTTCTGGATAATGGAGAACCAATCAGTCGTATATAAAGTGGTAAAAGAGAATATGCGCCCTGACGACAAATCGATGTgcaaaaatagaaatattttaaGTCCAATAACCCTCAACAATTGTCCCTGTAGACATTCCGGATCAGAACAGTTCGATCATTGCATCGAAACTGCTAAGCCCTTAAAACTACTTCAAAATCGTCACAAAACTACCTCCCCTGCCACGGGGAGAGACAAACTAAGTATCCTGTTTTCGAACATTAGTAAGAGATTCAATTCTTTGACTCCTCAAAAATGCACTAATTCTGGAAGCAAGCAATTTTCAGCCATTAGTCAAGTAAAGAAAACTCTTTTTGAAAGTGTCATTATAAAAGTAAATTCGGAAGCCATTGATGAAGATTACGAACTCACAAAAATATTCCGAGAAAAGTTTACGAAGCACAAAAAGCGAGTGGAAGTGCTCTTTGAAAATTTGTATGAAAATTGCTGGGACACCGACCCAGCCAAACGTCCCGaaaactcagctgtgaatagcTCCTTAATTgcgcttttaaaatattttgagtAA